One Thermococcus sp. M36 genomic window, GAAAACTGCACGCTTCCTATGTGCCTGGCCCTGGCCCCCTCGATTTTGGACGTGATGAACTTCTTGGTCTTGCCCGTGAACTCGAAGTCCCCAAGGATTCCGCCGACCACTATCATCGTGTCCTCGTCAATGTCCTCCGGCTTCAGCTCCTCTTCTGCGAAGGGGTCGAGGATTATGAGCCTCGACCTGTCGAAGGGGAACTCAGTGACACTCTGCGGTATAACCCCGCCGAGCTTCGCCAGCTCTTCCCTCTCGTGGGGCTCTACGTTGGTGAAGATAAGCCTCTCTCCCCACCACTCGCTCGCGTGCCGGTACTCCAGCAGAACCCACTCCCTCAGCTCCTCAAGGTGCTCGATTATCAGGTACGGCATGAGCATCACCGGGGGAGCTTTAGGGTCCGGCCTTAAAAGCCTGCCGACTCCCCGTTTCTGTCCAGCAAGGGTTTTAACCACTGATTAAAATTCGAGGTCATGGGCTTCCGGGAGAAGTACGCGAGGCTCGGCGAGAGGTACGAGCGCATAGACGGGCCGCTTGAGAGGTTCTTCGACCCCCTGAGAAGGAAAGCGGCCGCCTTTGTTTCCGGAAAGGTTTTGGAGGTCGGTGTGGGGACGGGCTTGATGCTCCCCTACTATCCAAAGACCATTGAACTTCACGCGGTTGATGCAGTCCCGGAGATGGTGGAGGCTGCCAAGAAAAAGGCTAAGGAACTCGGCCTGAACGCCCACTTCTACGTCATGGACGCCGAGAACCTTGAATTCCCGAACGGGAGCTTCGACACGGTCGTCTCGACCTTCGTGTTCTGCACGGTCCCGAACCCGGAGAAGGCGATGAAAGAAATCCATCGCGTCCTGAGGCCGGGCGGGAGGGCGGTATTCCTCGAACACACAAAAAGCGACTGCAGGCTGATCAACTGGCTCTTCCTCAAGCCCCTTGACCTTCTCCTCGGGTGGCTAATAGAGGACAACACCCTCCGGGAAACCCACAGACTGGTGGGGAAGTACTTCAAGGTCGAGCATGAGGAGAGCCGCTACCACGGGATTGTAAGGCTTATTGTGGGGAGAAAGGAAGGATAAAACTTTTAAAGTCCGAGGATGCCTTATATTACGGGCTGGACAGCGCGGTGGTAGTCTAGCCTGGTCTAGGACACCGGCCTCCCAAGCCGGTAACCCGGGTTCAAATCCCGGCCACCGCACCAACACAAACTTTTGCTGGACAAAAGTTTGATCAAAAATTTGTAGCCCCTTCTCAAGTCGCTGGTTTCTGGTGTGTTTCTTAGGAGATAACTGGTTTAGAAAGTAGAACCTTCCCTAAAAACGTGGTTCAGCGCCCGTTCCCCCAGAACCGCCTCAGGTAGAGCCTCATCCTCGCGATGTCAACAGGTCTCATCGTCTCGCGCATCCAGTCCGGCAGATCCTTCTTTATCGAACCCCAGAGCAGGCGGTAGTCGAGGACTATTATAGACCCCCTCTCCTCCGCAGAGCGGTGCACCCTTCCCGCGGCCTGAACCAGCTTCCTGTGGGCCGGCAGATAGTATCCGTAGTACCTACCCTTTCCGGGAAACTTCCTCTCGAAGTATCTTACCTGAGCCTGAACCCTCGGTGTTGGCCTCGCGTAGGGTATCCCCACTAATATGACCCCATTCATCTCGTCACCGCTGTAGTCCTGTCCCTCGCTGTTTCTTCCACCCATGACGCCGAGCAGAACAGCACCGTTGGCCTTCGCGTGGGCCTTGAACCTGGCTATCATGGCGTCATTCTCCGCAGATGAGACACCCTGCTTCTCTATGAATATCGCCTTCCCAGCCTCCTCAAGGCGTACCTGAAGGTTGGCCGAGAGGAGGCCCTGCAGAACCTCATAAGACGCTGCAAAGACCCCCACGTTCTTGGGGATCATCTTTGCGGCCTCGACTATGTAGTCAACCATCTTCCTATAAACCTGGAGGGAGCGCTCCTCCCCCCTGGTGGAGACGTCTCTGGCAACTAAAACCTGCGCGTTCTCGCGCTTCACCATGCGCGGAAACTTCTTCAGTCGGGCGTTCTCGATGCCCATGACGTCGCGGAAGGCCTCAAGGGGAGTCAGCGTCCCGGACATGAAGATCGCGCCCTGGACGTTTCTGATGAAGCCCAATGCTTTGGAGGGGTCTAAAGCAACCAGCTCAAGGCTCAGCCCTTTGTCCCTGCTCATCAGGAAGAGGTAATCCTCCCTCCCAATGAGGGACAGCCAGAGGAGCAGAAACTCGCCAACGCGCCCAATGTAAGAGCGCGGCGGCTTGCCCTTCTCTATCCTGTCCTCCCTGATTGAATCCCCAACTGCCACCATGTCGTTGAGAATCCTGACCAGCCCCCTGGTATCAAGGCTCAGGATGTCGGTAACGTGCGCAAAGACGAGCTCCGGCTGGATGGGGGTCTCCTGAACCTCCCTGTCCTTGAGCTTCTCCTCGTAGAGGATCTCCAGTCCGCGCCCGAAGATGCTGAGGAAGTTGGCTATCTCATGCTCACGGTACTCGTCGGCCTCCTTTATTGCCCGATTCACCGTATGGATGCTTATCCTGTCGCTCAGGGCAGAAATGGCCTGGTCCGGCAAATTGTGGGCCTCGTCGAAAACGACTATCAGGTCAGAATAGTCGGCGTCTATCGAACTCATGAAGTTCTCCCTTATGGTAGGGTTGAGCAGGTAGAGGTAGCTGGCCACTATAACGTCGGCCTTCTCGGCCATCCTCTTCGTCAGATCGTAGGGGCACAGCTCAAGCGTCTCTGCGTGGCTCAGCACCTCAGCCGGATGGCTCGGGCTCTCAAGGAAGAACATGATGAGTTCATCAAACTCCGCCTTTTTCTTCTTCTCATTCTCGTAGAACTCGCACTTACCGAGCTTCTTGAGGTTCTTGCAGACGACCATCGCCGTGTAGGCATCGCTCGTGAACTGCGTGAGGTAGTTGTGGAGGCACAGTTCCCTCCTGCTCCTCAGCTCGACGCCTGAGACGGGGCTTTTCCTGCTTATCACCTTGAGCTCCTCTATAACGCGGTCCATCTGCCTGTGCGTCCTCGCGAGGTAGAGCACCTTGTAGCCCATCTCCTTCGCGTGGGGGAGCACCCCCGCAAGGACACTAACGGTCTTTCCAAAGCCCGTCGGGGCCTCGATTATGGCGTTCTCCCCGTTCCTCACCACTTCCGATACCAGGTCTATGAACTCCCTCTGGTTCGGCCGGAGGTGGTCGTAGGGAAAGTAGTCCGCTGTACCGCTGAGTTCGCTCATGGGAAAGAGTTTTAACTGCTCGCTTTTAACTTTTCCCCAGGTGAAAAAGGTGGAAAAGAGAGATCAGAGACTCATCGAGTACATTGCAGAGGCTGTTCTAGTTGGATGGCTCGGCTACCTTTTCCTGTACCAGAACTATCTCCTATACACCTGGCACCGCGGGCTTCCGCTGCCGTCCAAGTCCCCTTTCATTGTTGCGGGAATAGTCCTCGGGGCCCTGTTCTTCTGGTACGAGTGGTCCAGGCTCGAAAAGGAGTTTGAGAAGAAAGACCATGCCGTTTCCGAATCCACAGTCCCAGCCGTTTCGGGGGGTTCAGGCTCCGCGCCTTTGACGGACACGGAGGCGGGGGATGCGCTTGCTAACCAAAAACCCCCTTCAGAGAACGAAGAAAGCCTCATCCCATGACCTTTATCACGTACTCCCCGCTCACATCTATCCCACCAAAGTCGTCCCCGTCAACGTCCAGCACCCTTTTCTCGACCTCTATTATTGAACTTCCGGAGGCGGATTCGTACTCAACCCTCTTCACAATGTCGTCCTCGACCTGGACGGTGAACCTCTCGCCCCCGTTTTCTCCGATTATCCTGAAAGTCGGCCTGCCGAGGTTAAAACGGACGTACCTCACCGTGTGGGGCAGAAGTAAGGGGCTGAAGTTCCGTATTATGAAGTCCTTTTGGGAACCGAAGGCCCTGGGCGCTACTAGATGGTGGCTCTCGGCCATCCTCGAGACCGCAAGCGCCGAGTTCTCCGCAAGGAACTTCAGCTTCTTGCCCAGGCCCCTCTCGCCGGGGATGTCCGCGGAGACCCTAGCGGAGAGGCTGCCTTCATAAGCGGCGAATGAGAATATAAGCAGCCCCCGCCGGCCTTTCATGATGTAGGTTACGTGGGGCTCATTGGAGGCGGACTCCAGGACACCCTCAAACTCAAACCTGGTGAGAAACTTCCTGAAAGAAAGCCGGATCAGCACTTTTTTGCCCGATTTAGTGAACTCTGCCCTGTAGGGGAGTGCAGGGAACATGTTCTCCGGCTTCGCCGCAACGCCTATGAGCGCCTCCCAGCCGGCCCGAAATGGCACCTCTGCCGTCCTCGACTCCATGAAGCGCACCCTTGTACACTCTTCCCCAAGAAGTACCTTTCATGGATTTTTAAAGTTGGCGCCCCGGAGGGCACCAAGAGAACAGGACAAGAGAAGAAAAATCAGAGCCTAAGCTCCGGAATCTCCTCGAGAACCTTGACGGTCAGCTTCACAGCAGCGTCAACGTCGCGCTCGTCAACGACTTCCGTGTTCGAGTGGATGTAGCGCGCCGGGATGCTTATGCCGCCCGTCGGGACGCCGGCCTTGTTGAGGTGTATAGCTCCCGCGTCGGTTCCGCCGCCGAGGAGGATGTCCCACTGGTAGGGAATCTCGTGCTTCTTGGCAATCTCCTCCATCCAGCGGACGATGGTCGGGTGGCAGATGACGGAGCGGTCCATAATCTTTATGGCGACGCCCTTTCCGAGCTGGCTTATCTGCTTGTGCTCCGGCGTTCCCGGAACGTCGGCGGCGATGGTAACGTCAAGGGCGAAGCCGTAGTCCGGGTCGATGCCGAAGGCTGAGACCTTCGCCCCCCTGAGCCCGACCTCCTCCTGGACGGTGGCGACAAAGTAGACATCCGCGTCGGTCTCGGCCAGCTGTCTCGCCGCCTCGACGAGGATGTAAACGGCTATCCTGTCGTCGTGGGCGATGCTGACGAGGCGGTGCTTGCCGAGGCGCTCAAGCCTTCCGTCCCAGGTGATGACGGTGCCTATCTTGACGCCCATCTCCTCGGCTTCCTCCTTGCTCTCTGCACCGACGTCGATGAAGACCTGATCCCAGGTCGGGGCCTTGTTCCTCTGCTCCGGCTTCTGGATGTGCGGCGGGACGCTTCCGCCGACGCCGTAGATGTACTCGTTCGGGCCGACCCAGACTTTAAACCTCTGGGCTATAAGCGTCCTCGGGTCAACGCCTCCCACGGGGGCGACGCGGAGGAACCCGTTCTTCTCGATGTGGGTGACCATGAGGCCTATCTGGTCCATGTGGCCCGCGAGCATGACCTTCGGGCCCTTGCCTTTCTTGTGGGCTATGACGTTGCCGAGCTTGTCCACCCTGATTTCATCGACGTGTGGCTTGAAAGCCTCAATGACAACGTCCCTGATTCCCAGAAACTCGTAGCCGGTGACGCCCGGCGCCTCTACAATCCTCTTCAGCAGTTCAAAGTCAACCATTCCCATCACCTTCCGTTCAGATTTCCATCTGAATGTCCGGTGAAGAATATTTAAGGTTTTAGGTGAACCCGGGACTTCAGATGCCCTGAAAACGTTAAAAGATTCTGTTTCCAACACCCTCCATGACAAAGTCAGCACTGCTCAAGCTCAACGTCGTCCCGTGCACCTTCATCGAGAGGCTCAACCGCTTCGTTGCCCTCGTGGATGTGAACGGCGAGACCAGAAAAGCACTCGTAACCAACACAGGACGCCTGGAGGAGTTCATGGTTCCCGGGAGGAGGGCCTTCTGCACCCCGAAGAGGGGTGGAAAGACGGACTTCGTGCTGGTGGCCTTTGAAGACCTCGGGGGCAGGGGCGCCATAATAGACACGAGAACCCAGGCGAGGGCCTTTGAGAGGGCCGTCGAACTCGGTCTGGTACCCTGGCTCAGGGACTGCAGGATAGAGAGGAAGGAAGTAACCGTTGGGAAATCTCGCCTGGACTACCTTTTTGGGTGCCCAGGTGGAAAAATCTACGCCGAGATGAAGAGTGCCGTGCTTAGGGGTGGAGAGCGCGGGGAGTACGCCATGTACCCGGACTGCCCCAGCGTAAGGGGGCGAAGGCACATAAGGGAGCTCATAGAGCTTTCAAAAGCCGGGGAAAGGGCCATGATATTCTTCATAGGTGCGATGCCCGGCGTCGAGAGGTTTAGACCGTATTCTCAGGGTGACCCGGAGATAGCGAGACTGCTTGCTGAGGCTCAAAAGGCCGGCGTTGAAATCCACGCACTGAGCCTGGCCCTCCTTCCCGACGGGAGGATCGTTCTTGAAAGGCCGAGCCTGTACATCGAGCTGGAGGAGGATTTTTAAAGAAGCCGCCCTAGTTCCACAGGGGGTAACGACCCCGTGAGGTGATGGGAATGGCCATAGTAGACGTCAGGATCCTTGTTGAAGGCGCGAGCGACGTCGAGGTCGTAAGCAAGGCCCTCCAGGGGCTTGCCCTTGGAAGCGAGTACAACATAACGATATCCGCGATAATCCCGACGACCAACGTGGAAATAGCGAAGAGCGCCGCGGCCGGCGCAGACCTGCTCATCATAGCGACGGACGCCGACAGGGTCGGGCGGGACCTTGCCGAAAGGCTGTTCAGCGAGCTCGGTGAGATGGTCGGCCACGTTGAGAGGATGAAGCTCCCCCTCGGCCACGATCTGGAACACGTAGACGTCGAGCTCGTGAGGAAGGAGCTGAAGAACACCCTCGTAAGGGCGGGGCTGAAGAGCCTCCAGGTGTTGCCCGGATACATGGAACTGAGAAAGCAGCTGCTGGACGTCAAAGGGAAGCACGACACCCTGGCCCAGGAGTATGAAGAGCTCTACAGGGAGCACGAGGAGCTGAGGAGAAAGTACGAGGAACTCCAGGCGGAGTACGTCCGCATCCGGAACGAAAATGAGGGGCTGAAGGAGCTCCTTGAGAGGAAGAGCAGGCCCGTGAAGATTGAAGACGCATGGAAGGGACTCTTCCCGGCGGAGCCCGTCCCGGACGAAAGGATACTGGCCACAGCCGTCGAGAAGCTCGGGCTGACCGGAAGGGTGATAGTGGGGCAGGGATACATCTTTGCCGAGGAAGGGGAACTCATAGACGAGCTCCTCAAGACGGTCTACCTCAGCCTGGCCATCAGAGAGGAGCTCGATGAGGGGACAAAGAAACGTCAGGAGGGCTCGAAACCAGAAGCCCAGGAGACCGAAGAGCCCGGAGGCAACATAGTTGAGAACCCGGAGGTCAATCCGGACGAGATAGAGAGGCTTCTCAAGGGTATCGGAGATGAGTGAAGTAGGGGATATCATCGAGGAGTTCGAGACGTACCTCGACCTGGAGGGAAAAAGCCCAAACACGATCAGGATGTACTCATACTACGTCAGGCGCTATCTGGAGGGGGGCGGGAGCTTAAACGCCCGCTCCGCTTTGAGATTTCTGGCCCGCCTTAGAAGGGAAGGCTACTCAAACAGGAGTCTAAACCTGGTAGTCCAGGCCCTGAGGGCATACTTCCGCTTCGAGGGCCACGATGAGGAGGCGGAGAGGCTCAAACCTCCCAAAGTTCCGCGCAGTCTGCCGAAGGCCCTAACTAGGGAGGAGGTCAAGAGGCTCCTCTCAGTTATCCCCCCGACGAGGAAGCGCGACAGGCTCATCGTTCTCCTCCTCTACGGCGCTGGATTACGCGTCAGTGAACTGTGCAACCTCAAGAAGAGCGATGTTGACCTAGATAGAAACCTGATAGTGGTTAGGGGAGGCAAAGGGGCGAAGGACAGGGTCGTCCCGATTCCAGCTTTTCTGGGCAGAGCGATAAGGGAGTACCTCGAAGGCAGAAACGACGGGAGCGAGTACCTCATCGTAGAGGACCGCAGGAGGAACAAGGACAGGCTCTCGCCGAAGACTGTCTGGCACCTCCTCAAAAAGTATGGACAGAAAGCCGGTGTCGAGGTTACGCCCCACAAGCTCCGCCACAGCTTCGCGACTCACATGCTCGAAAACGGTGTGGACATAAGGGCCATCCAGGAGCTGCTCGGCCACTCAAACCTCTCGACGACCCAGATATACACGAAGGTTACAGTTGAACATCTGCGGAAGGCCCAGGAGAAGGCGAAACTCATAGAGGGGCTGATGGAATAGTCCGGTTTAATGGGAAATAAGGGGGTGAAAATCACAGCGCGCCCTTCTTCTTCAGCATCGCCAGGTAGCTCGTGAAAGCTCCCGCCGAAATTGTGTCGCCGAGGCCGACCGTCGAGACGGGGTTTTTGACGAGCCTCGTCGGTATTATGACTATCTTGTACTCCCTGGTTCTCAGGCGCCTCTTGGCCTCTTCGAAGCGCAGCTTGACGTACTCACCGCGCTCATTGTAGGGGACGCCCGTGCCCACCCGTACATCCGCAGGGCTCTTTATCTCACCAAGAGAGGCCCTGGTGGCTGCCAGTGTCGTTGCCAGCTCAAGGCTCTGTCTCAGCTCCCCCTCACTCAGGGGGTTGTCGGCGTGGGTGATGTACATGATGTAGTAGATGGTGTGTATCTGGAGCACCTCAAGGTTCATCTCGTCCACCAGAATCTTGCCGCCGAGGACAGTGTCCTCTATGCGGTTGTAGGTGAATATCCTCTCCGCGAGTTTTGAGTAGCCGAGGGCGTTGAGGACGTGCGCTATCTCCGCCTCGTCCATTCCCACGCTGTCAACGAGCGGGAAGAGGTTGTAGATGACTTTCTTTCTGAGCTCACGGTTCTGGATCGAGGCAAACTCAAGGTGAACCTTGACATCCCTCTCGCG contains:
- a CDS encoding class I SAM-dependent methyltransferase, which codes for MGFREKYARLGERYERIDGPLERFFDPLRRKAAAFVSGKVLEVGVGTGLMLPYYPKTIELHAVDAVPEMVEAAKKKAKELGLNAHFYVMDAENLEFPNGSFDTVVSTFVFCTVPNPEKAMKEIHRVLRPGGRAVFLEHTKSDCRLINWLFLKPLDLLLGWLIEDNTLRETHRLVGKYFKVEHEESRYHGIVRLIVGRKEG
- a CDS encoding helicase C-terminal domain-containing protein, giving the protein MSELSGTADYFPYDHLRPNQREFIDLVSEVVRNGENAIIEAPTGFGKTVSVLAGVLPHAKEMGYKVLYLARTHRQMDRVIEELKVISRKSPVSGVELRSRRELCLHNYLTQFTSDAYTAMVVCKNLKKLGKCEFYENEKKKKAEFDELIMFFLESPSHPAEVLSHAETLELCPYDLTKRMAEKADVIVASYLYLLNPTIRENFMSSIDADYSDLIVVFDEAHNLPDQAISALSDRISIHTVNRAIKEADEYREHEIANFLSIFGRGLEILYEEKLKDREVQETPIQPELVFAHVTDILSLDTRGLVRILNDMVAVGDSIREDRIEKGKPPRSYIGRVGEFLLLWLSLIGREDYLFLMSRDKGLSLELVALDPSKALGFIRNVQGAIFMSGTLTPLEAFRDVMGIENARLKKFPRMVKRENAQVLVARDVSTRGEERSLQVYRKMVDYIVEAAKMIPKNVGVFAASYEVLQGLLSANLQVRLEEAGKAIFIEKQGVSSAENDAMIARFKAHAKANGAVLLGVMGGRNSEGQDYSGDEMNGVILVGIPYARPTPRVQAQVRYFERKFPGKGRYYGYYLPAHRKLVQAAGRVHRSAEERGSIIVLDYRLLWGSIKKDLPDWMRETMRPVDIARMRLYLRRFWGNGR
- a CDS encoding M42 family metallopeptidase encodes the protein MVDFELLKRIVEAPGVTGYEFLGIRDVVIEAFKPHVDEIRVDKLGNVIAHKKGKGPKVMLAGHMDQIGLMVTHIEKNGFLRVAPVGGVDPRTLIAQRFKVWVGPNEYIYGVGGSVPPHIQKPEQRNKAPTWDQVFIDVGAESKEEAEEMGVKIGTVITWDGRLERLGKHRLVSIAHDDRIAVYILVEAARQLAETDADVYFVATVQEEVGLRGAKVSAFGIDPDYGFALDVTIAADVPGTPEHKQISQLGKGVAIKIMDRSVICHPTIVRWMEEIAKKHEIPYQWDILLGGGTDAGAIHLNKAGVPTGGISIPARYIHSNTEVVDERDVDAAVKLTVKVLEEIPELRL
- the sfsA gene encoding DNA/RNA nuclease SfsA; this translates as MTKSALLKLNVVPCTFIERLNRFVALVDVNGETRKALVTNTGRLEEFMVPGRRAFCTPKRGGKTDFVLVAFEDLGGRGAIIDTRTQARAFERAVELGLVPWLRDCRIERKEVTVGKSRLDYLFGCPGGKIYAEMKSAVLRGGERGEYAMYPDCPSVRGRRHIRELIELSKAGERAMIFFIGAMPGVERFRPYSQGDPEIARLLAEAQKAGVEIHALSLALLPDGRIVLERPSLYIELEEDF
- a CDS encoding toprim domain-containing protein, whose translation is MAIVDVRILVEGASDVEVVSKALQGLALGSEYNITISAIIPTTNVEIAKSAAAGADLLIIATDADRVGRDLAERLFSELGEMVGHVERMKLPLGHDLEHVDVELVRKELKNTLVRAGLKSLQVLPGYMELRKQLLDVKGKHDTLAQEYEELYREHEELRRKYEELQAEYVRIRNENEGLKELLERKSRPVKIEDAWKGLFPAEPVPDERILATAVEKLGLTGRVIVGQGYIFAEEGELIDELLKTVYLSLAIREELDEGTKKRQEGSKPEAQETEEPGGNIVENPEVNPDEIERLLKGIGDE
- the xerA gene encoding site-specific tyrosine recombinase/integron integrase, with the translated sequence MSEVGDIIEEFETYLDLEGKSPNTIRMYSYYVRRYLEGGGSLNARSALRFLARLRREGYSNRSLNLVVQALRAYFRFEGHDEEAERLKPPKVPRSLPKALTREEVKRLLSVIPPTRKRDRLIVLLLYGAGLRVSELCNLKKSDVDLDRNLIVVRGGKGAKDRVVPIPAFLGRAIREYLEGRNDGSEYLIVEDRRRNKDRLSPKTVWHLLKKYGQKAGVEVTPHKLRHSFATHMLENGVDIRAIQELLGHSNLSTTQIYTKVTVEHLRKAQEKAKLIEGLME